From the genome of Hathewaya histolytica, one region includes:
- a CDS encoding Fe(3+) ABC transporter substrate-binding protein, producing MNKRLIAALFAVGLTASLVLTGCGKGTNKESAATENSKVVNVYSDRHYDTDKAIFESFTKKTGVKVNIVEGKSDELIERMAREGKDTKADLLITADAGRLHRAKDKGLLQPVKSDVLAKNVPSNLKDKDDQWYALTKRGRVIVYSKDRVKPSDLSTYEALTEPKWKGKVLVRSSSAVYNQSLLASFIEINGEEKAEKWAKGIVDNLAREPKGNDRDQAKAIVAGAGDVAIMNTYYVGKMLNSSDQEEVKVAKKVGVFFPNTETTGTHINVSGAGITKNASNKDNALKLVEYLSSEDAQKQFADGNYEYPVNPKVEPSELLKSWGGFKTQDINLSKLGENNKKAVEIFNKVNWK from the coding sequence ATGAACAAAAGATTAATTGCAGCATTATTTGCAGTGGGACTTACAGCTTCATTAGTATTAACAGGTTGTGGAAAGGGAACTAATAAGGAATCTGCAGCTACAGAAAACAGCAAGGTAGTTAATGTATATTCAGATAGACATTACGATACAGATAAAGCCATATTCGAATCTTTTACTAAGAAAACCGGTGTAAAAGTTAATATAGTAGAAGGAAAATCCGATGAACTTATTGAGAGAATGGCAAGAGAAGGTAAGGATACTAAGGCTGATTTATTAATAACAGCAGATGCAGGAAGATTACATAGAGCGAAGGACAAAGGTCTTTTACAGCCAGTTAAATCTGATGTTTTAGCTAAAAATGTTCCAAGTAATTTAAAGGACAAGGACGATCAGTGGTATGCTTTAACAAAGAGGGGAAGAGTTATAGTTTATTCTAAGGATAGAGTAAAACCTTCAGATTTATCAACATACGAAGCTTTAACAGAGCCTAAGTGGAAAGGCAAAGTGCTAGTAAGATCTTCATCAGCTGTATATAATCAATCTTTATTAGCATCATTCATTGAGATAAATGGTGAGGAAAAAGCTGAGAAGTGGGCTAAGGGCATAGTTGACAATTTAGCAAGAGAGCCAAAAGGAAATGATAGAGATCAAGCAAAGGCTATTGTAGCTGGAGCTGGTGATGTTGCTATAATGAACACTTATTATGTAGGGAAAATGTTAAATTCTTCAGACCAAGAAGAGGTTAAAGTAGCTAAAAAAGTAGGAGTATTTTTCCCAAACACTGAAACTACAGGAACTCACATTAATGTAAGTGGTGCAGGGATTACTAAAAATGCAAGTAATAAAGATAATGCTTTAAAGCTAGTTGAATACTTATCTAGTGAAGATGCACAAAAGCAATTTGCTGACGGAAACTATGAGTATCCAGTAAACCCAAAAGTAGAACCATCTGAATTACTTAAATCTTGGGGAGGCTTTAAAACTCAAGATATTAACTTATCAAAATTAGGTGAGAACAATAAAAAAGCTGTAGAAATATTTAATAAAGTAAATTGGAAGTAG